The proteins below are encoded in one region of Blochmannia endosymbiont of Camponotus (Colobopsis) obliquus:
- the murD gene encoding UDP-N-acetylmuramoyl-L-alanine--D-glutamate ligase has product MNYQDKEIVVIGLGITGLSCVMFFLRQGVIPRVMDTRKNPPTLAKLPSHIKYCLEELNEKWVLAATLIVVSPGVSLYHPVLVTAAHLGIEIIGDIELFVREVTKPIVAITGTNGKSTVTRLVGEMAFAAGLRVGIGGNIGRPALTLLNDDYQLYILELSSFQLETTFSLKAAVAIILNISNEHVNRYPFGLQQYRDVKLKIYEQASSCVVNALDVLTFPRNDCEERCIYFGNEPSGHYIKFWKGQAFLMLHNEILFNCKDLRIIGYHNYTNVLAALVLADVLSISRTVCLSVLQGFIGLAHRFELIHNKNGVQWINDSKSTNIASTQVALRSLVLDGIIHLLLGGDAKSADFSSLKSWVQRDNISLYCFGKDGKYLSMLRSNNVILTDTMEQAVRIVGSNVRTGDVVLLSPACSSLDQFKNFELRGKIFTNLAKEVG; this is encoded by the coding sequence ATGAATTATCAAGATAAAGAAATCGTTGTAATTGGGTTAGGAATTACTGGATTATCCTGTGTGATGTTTTTTCTTAGACAAGGTGTTATTCCTCGTGTCATGGATACCAGAAAAAATCCACCAACTTTAGCTAAGTTACCAAGTCACATAAAGTATTGTTTAGAAGAATTAAATGAAAAATGGGTGCTAGCTGCTACTTTAATTGTAGTAAGCCCGGGTGTTTCATTATATCATCCTGTATTGGTTACAGCAGCACATTTAGGAATAGAAATTATTGGAGATATTGAACTATTTGTACGTGAAGTCACTAAACCAATAGTTGCGATTACTGGTACTAACGGTAAAAGTACTGTTACTAGATTAGTAGGTGAAATGGCTTTTGCTGCTGGTTTACGGGTGGGTATTGGTGGTAATATTGGAAGGCCAGCGCTTACATTATTAAATGATGATTATCAATTGTATATATTAGAGTTATCAAGTTTTCAATTAGAGACTACTTTTAGTTTAAAGGCTGCTGTAGCAATAATTTTAAATATTAGTAATGAACATGTCAATCGTTATCCTTTTGGGTTACAGCAATATCGTGATGTTAAATTAAAAATTTATGAACAAGCATCATCATGTGTTGTTAATGCTTTGGATGTATTGACTTTTCCTAGAAATGATTGTGAAGAGCGTTGTATTTATTTTGGTAATGAGCCAAGTGGACATTATATAAAATTTTGGAAGGGACAAGCTTTTTTGATGTTACATAACGAGATATTATTTAATTGTAAAGATCTTAGGATTATTGGTTATCATAATTATACTAATGTATTAGCAGCATTAGTATTAGCAGATGTTTTATCTATATCACGCACAGTGTGTTTATCTGTATTACAAGGATTTATTGGTTTAGCTCATCGTTTTGAATTAATACATAATAAAAATGGGGTACAATGGATAAATGATTCAAAATCTACAAATATAGCTAGCACTCAGGTTGCCCTTAGGAGTTTAGTATTAGATGGTATAATACATTTGTTATTAGGTGGTGATGCTAAATCAGCAGATTTCAGTTCCTTGAAGTCCTGGGTTCAAAGAGATAATATTAGTTTATATTGTTTTGGTAAAGATGGTAAATATTTATCTATGTTACGTTCAAATAATGTCATCCTCACTGATACTATGGAACAAGCAGTAAGAATAGTTGGTAGTAACGTGCGGACAGGAGATGTGGTGTTGCTGTCTCCTGCCTGTTCTAGTTTAGACCAATTTAAAAATTTTGAATTGCGCGGTAAAATATTTACAAATTTGGCAAAGGAGGTTGGTTGA
- the ftsW gene encoding cell division protein FtsW yields the protein MVDVFFKKKIKIIKDWVMLQQPTIILYDRVILWLTIGLISIGLVMVASTSMLIGSRLFGDSFYFVKRNILYIGFSFVISLFILKIPISVWYRYNFILLIVSFFMLLLVLLVGHSVNGSLRWLSFGSLCIQPAELAKLSLFCYLSSYLARKIDGNFYQSWIFYKPIVIMLIMFFLVLLQPDLGTATIMFVTTLSVLFIAGIALKYFFLFFFITILIIISLIIIEPYRIQRILAFWNPWSDPFGSGYQLTQSLIAFGRGELWGQGLGNSIQKMEYLPEVHTDFIFAILGEELGYCGVFLILLMIFAIIFRALSISNQAFRIGRYFSGFLSCSIGVWLNIQTVINIGVTIGILPTKGLTLPFISYGGSSFIVMFIVIMLLLRIDFELRISRI from the coding sequence TTGGTTGATGTATTTTTTAAAAAAAAAATCAAAATTATTAAAGATTGGGTGATGTTACAACAGCCAACTATCATATTATACGATCGTGTTATTTTATGGTTAACTATAGGACTAATTTCTATAGGTTTAGTTATGGTTGCATCTACTTCAATGTTAATTGGATCAAGATTATTTGGTGATTCTTTTTATTTTGTTAAACGTAATATATTGTATATCGGGTTTTCGTTTGTAATATCTTTATTTATATTAAAAATTCCTATATCAGTTTGGTATCGTTATAATTTTATTTTATTAATTGTTTCTTTCTTTATGTTGTTGTTGGTATTGTTAGTAGGACATTCAGTGAATGGTTCGTTAAGATGGTTATCTTTCGGATCATTATGTATTCAACCAGCTGAATTGGCTAAGTTGTCATTATTTTGTTATTTATCTAGTTATTTAGCACGTAAAATTGATGGCAATTTTTATCAATCTTGGATTTTTTACAAGCCGATAGTTATCATGTTAATAATGTTTTTTTTAGTATTGTTGCAACCTGATCTCGGTACTGCAACTATTATGTTTGTTACGACTTTGTCTGTTTTGTTTATTGCTGGTATTGCATTGAAGTATTTTTTTTTATTTTTTTTTATAACTATATTAATAATAATTAGTTTAATTATTATTGAACCTTATCGTATACAACGTATACTTGCCTTTTGGAATCCATGGAGTGATCCATTTGGGAGTGGTTATCAGCTAACTCAATCATTAATAGCTTTTGGAAGAGGTGAATTATGGGGTCAAGGGTTAGGTAATTCGATACAAAAAATGGAGTATCTTCCAGAAGTTCATACTGATTTTATATTTGCAATTCTTGGAGAAGAGTTAGGATATTGTGGTGTATTTTTAATTTTATTAATGATATTTGCAATTATTTTTCGAGCTTTATCTATTTCTAATCAGGCATTCAGAATAGGTCGGTATTTTTCTGGATTTTTGTCTTGTTCTATTGGAGTTTGGTTAAATATTCAAACGGTGATAAATATAGGAGTTACAATTGGTATATTACCTACTAAGGGATTGACATTACCATTTATCAGTTATGGTGGTTCTAGTTTTATAGTTATGTTTATTGTTATTATGTTGTTATTGAGAATAGATTTTGAATTGCGTATATCTAGGATATAG
- the murG gene encoding undecaprenyldiphospho-muramoylpentapeptide beta-N-acetylglucosaminyltransferase: MNKIRKIMIMSGGTGGHVFSGLVIARYLIDYYGWQVKWLGSFDGIEATLVPQNGIDIKYIKVRGIIGKKLIAKLITLLGVLKAIKRSRKIMKIWKPDIVLGMGGYVSGPSCLAAWIIGIPIVIHEQNVIAGFTNRILSRIATKVLQAFPYSLPNAEVVGNPIRHEILSLPDPIKRLRCRHGPIRVLVFGGSQGSHILNKIIPEVMIKMFDKFIVLHQVGSKSLKKVRDIYSFGSIDNYEVVSFIDDMASAYAWADIVISRSGALTVSEIAAVGLAAVFVPFMHSDNHQYWNAMFLQKIGAAKIIKESECTIEQISEIFITLNDRKVLLNMAQCAKKLCVTDAVKRIAQVLISI, encoded by the coding sequence GTGAATAAGATACGGAAGATTATGATAATGTCTGGAGGTACAGGTGGTCATGTATTTTCTGGATTAGTGATAGCTCGTTATTTAATAGATTATTATGGTTGGCAGGTAAAATGGTTAGGTAGTTTTGATGGCATAGAAGCTACATTAGTGCCTCAAAATGGTATTGATATTAAGTATATTAAAGTTAGAGGGATAATTGGTAAAAAATTAATAGCAAAATTGATAACTTTATTGGGTGTGTTGAAAGCTATAAAAAGATCACGTAAAATTATGAAAATTTGGAAACCTGATATAGTATTAGGTATGGGAGGGTATGTTTCTGGACCTAGTTGTTTAGCAGCTTGGATCATTGGTATACCTATTGTTATACATGAACAAAATGTTATAGCCGGTTTTACTAATCGTATTTTAAGTAGAATTGCAACTAAAGTATTGCAGGCCTTTCCTTATTCTTTACCTAATGCCGAGGTAGTTGGTAATCCTATACGTCATGAAATACTATCATTACCTGATCCGATTAAACGATTAAGATGTCGTCATGGTCCCATAAGAGTATTAGTTTTTGGAGGTAGTCAAGGATCTCATATTTTAAATAAAATTATACCAGAAGTAATGATTAAAATGTTTGATAAGTTTATTGTATTACATCAGGTCGGTAGTAAATCATTGAAAAAAGTGCGTGATATATATTCATTTGGAAGTATTGATAATTATGAGGTGGTATCTTTTATTGATGATATGGCTAGTGCGTATGCATGGGCGGATATAGTAATAAGTCGTTCTGGTGCATTAACTGTTAGTGAAATTGCTGCTGTTGGTTTGGCAGCTGTTTTTGTGCCTTTTATGCATTCAGATAATCATCAATATTGGAATGCTATGTTTTTACAGAAAATAGGTGCAGCAAAAATTATTAAAGAATCGGAATGTACAATTGAACAAATAAGTGAAATATTTATTACATTAAATGATAGAAAGGTTTTATTAAACATGGCGCAATGTGCTAAAAAATTGTGTGTTACTGATGCAGTGAAACGTATTGCACAGGTTTTAATATCAATATAA
- the murC gene encoding UDP-N-acetylmuramate--L-alanine ligase encodes MNIHQLSKSRIFSGMHLVKKIHFVGIGGISMGGIAEVLVDEGYQISGSDLVSNAMTQRLITLGVQIFSNHHSDNIQKVNLVVISSAISQDNPEVIAAKKSCIPVIQRAVMLAEIMRCRYGIAVAGTHGKTTTTAMLISIYIAAGLDPTFINGGVIKSIGVSARLGYSRYLIVEADESDASFLHLQPMIDIVTNIEADHMDTYQGNFESLKQAFINFLNNLPLFGCAVMCIDDPVIKGLIPTINCQIITYGFDPASDLCISDYKQQEGVGSFLLKKQNGSSLRVVLNVPGRHNALNATAAIAVAVKAGISDQVILKAMFKYEGTCRRFEYLGDYDLKSINGKEGIVTLLDDYGHHPTELDVTIKAVRDGWLNRRLIMVFEPHRFTRIKYLYDDFVKVLSNVDFLLILNIYSAGEQPISGIDSVSLCCSIRRYGKINPIVVLDVEELPFILSVILRDNDLILMQGAGTVGEIANKLAYSKLQF; translated from the coding sequence GTGAACATACATCAATTATCAAAATCACGTATTTTTTCAGGTATGCATCTAGTGAAAAAGATACATTTTGTTGGTATTGGTGGTATCAGTATGGGAGGTATCGCAGAAGTATTAGTTGATGAAGGATATCAAATTAGTGGTTCTGATTTAGTATCTAATGCAATGACTCAACGATTAATTACTTTGGGGGTACAAATTTTTTCTAATCATCATTCTGATAATATACAGAAGGTCAATTTAGTTGTCATATCTAGTGCCATTTCGCAAGACAATCCAGAGGTAATTGCTGCTAAAAAGTCTTGCATTCCTGTTATACAACGTGCAGTAATGTTGGCTGAAATAATGCGATGTCGTTATGGTATTGCCGTCGCTGGTACTCATGGTAAAACGACTACTACGGCAATGCTTATTAGTATTTATATTGCAGCTGGTTTAGATCCTACTTTTATTAATGGTGGTGTAATTAAGTCAATTGGTGTAAGTGCTCGATTGGGATATAGTCGTTATTTAATAGTAGAAGCAGACGAGAGTGATGCTTCTTTTTTACATTTACAACCTATGATAGATATTGTTACTAATATTGAAGCTGATCATATGGATACTTATCAAGGTAATTTCGAAAGTTTAAAACAAGCATTTATTAATTTTCTGAATAATTTACCACTGTTTGGTTGCGCTGTAATGTGTATTGATGATCCTGTTATAAAAGGATTAATACCTACAATAAATTGTCAAATTATTACATATGGATTTGATCCTGCGTCAGATTTGTGTATTTCTGATTACAAACAACAAGAAGGAGTGGGAAGTTTTTTATTAAAAAAACAAAATGGATCGTCATTAAGAGTAGTTTTAAATGTTCCTGGACGTCATAATGCATTAAATGCTACAGCCGCAATTGCGGTTGCTGTTAAAGCAGGTATAAGTGATCAAGTTATTTTAAAAGCTATGTTTAAGTATGAAGGTACATGTCGTCGTTTTGAATATTTAGGTGATTATGATTTAAAAAGTATTAATGGAAAGGAAGGTATAGTAACATTATTAGATGATTATGGGCATCATCCAACTGAATTAGATGTTACTATTAAAGCTGTACGTGATGGATGGTTGAATAGACGTTTAATAATGGTGTTTGAACCGCATCGTTTTACCAGAATAAAGTATTTATATGATGATTTTGTTAAAGTATTATCCAATGTGGATTTTTTATTAATTTTAAACATATATTCCGCCGGTGAACAACCAATATCAGGTATTGATAGTGTTTCTTTATGTTGTAGTATCCGTCGATATGGTAAAATAAATCCCATTGTGGTTTTAGATGTTGAAGAATTACCATTTATTTTATCTGTTATTTTGCGGGATAATGATTTGATTTTAATGCAGGGTGCTGGCACTGTAGGTGAGATTGCAAATAAATTAGCTTATAGTAAACTACAATTTTAG
- a CDS encoding cell division protein FtsQ/DivIB, whose translation MQHTHYLKLSKLLITGKLCYTTNDDIYHAMCNVHLNKSLMEQDIRVICQQISQLSWIKGISVRKQWPNVLKIYIIEYEPICYWNDVQMLDKDGVIFQVPIDRINDKYCLPILYGPEGSALDVLTGYRVLYDVIKSTGFTLRSVKMNHRYSWQIILKENIKLELGRKNKVERLQRFIKAYPFFIKNIQNDGRCINYIDLRYDYGFAVSWMTCSNYSDCENIE comes from the coding sequence ATGCAACATACTCATTATTTAAAGTTATCTAAATTGTTAATTACCGGAAAATTATGTTATACGACTAATGATGATATTTATCATGCTATGTGTAATGTTCATTTAAATAAAAGTTTGATGGAACAAGATATACGTGTTATTTGTCAACAAATTAGTCAATTATCCTGGATAAAGGGAATTAGTGTGCGTAAACAATGGCCTAATGTATTAAAGATTTATATTATAGAATATGAACCGATATGTTATTGGAACGATGTTCAAATGCTTGATAAAGATGGTGTGATTTTTCAGGTTCCAATTGATCGGATTAATGATAAATATTGTTTGCCCATATTATATGGACCTGAGGGCAGCGCCTTAGATGTACTAACTGGTTATCGTGTGCTTTATGATGTAATAAAATCTACTGGTTTTACATTGCGATCTGTAAAGATGAATCATCGTTATTCATGGCAAATAATATTAAAAGAAAATATTAAATTAGAATTAGGTAGAAAAAATAAAGTGGAAAGATTACAACGATTTATTAAAGCGTATCCCTTTTTTATTAAAAACATTCAAAATGATGGTAGATGCATCAATTATATAGATTTACGGTATGATTATGGTTTTGCCGTAAGTTGGATGACGTGTAGTAATTATTCTGATTGTGAGAATATTGAATAA
- the ftsA gene encoding cell division protein FtsA, whose amino-acid sequence MVRVADKRLVVGLEIGTAKVVVLIGEILPDGIVNIIGFGSCPSRGVDKAGVNDLASVVKCIQQAVNDAELMADCQITSVYLALSGKHIACQNEIGIVPISNEEVTQEDIENVVHTAKSVRVCDEHRILHVIPQEYAIDCQEGIKNPLGLSGIRMQAKVHLITCHNDMAKNIVKAVERCGLEVDQLIFAGLATGYAVLTDDERELGVCVIDIGGGTMDIAIYTDGALRHIKVIPYAGKVVTSDIAYAFGTPFHEAEIIKIKYGCALYSIVGKEENIEVPSVGGRPPRNLHRQILAEVIEPRCTELLNLVNNEILQLQKQLHQQGIKHHLAAGVVLTGGSAQIDGLVICAQKVFNTQVRIGSPLNISGLIDYVQEPYYSTVVGLLHYGKVSHLNNHLENNKQTLFGLWLKRINNWLRKLFFI is encoded by the coding sequence ATGGTCAGGGTAGCAGATAAGAGATTAGTTGTTGGTTTAGAGATTGGTACAGCTAAAGTTGTTGTATTAATTGGTGAGATATTGCCTGATGGTATAGTAAATATTATTGGTTTCGGCAGCTGCCCGTCCCGTGGTGTAGATAAAGCTGGAGTAAATGATTTAGCATCAGTAGTTAAGTGTATTCAGCAAGCTGTTAATGATGCTGAATTAATGGCTGATTGCCAGATAACATCTGTATATCTTGCTTTATCAGGCAAGCATATTGCTTGTCAAAATGAAATAGGAATAGTGCCTATTTCAAATGAAGAAGTTACTCAAGAGGATATAGAAAATGTAGTACATACAGCTAAATCGGTACGTGTATGTGATGAGCATCGTATTTTGCATGTTATTCCTCAAGAGTATGCTATTGATTGTCAGGAAGGTATTAAAAATCCTCTTGGTTTATCTGGTATAAGAATGCAGGCAAAAGTTCATTTAATTACGTGTCATAATGACATGGCAAAAAATATTGTTAAAGCTGTTGAACGATGTGGATTAGAAGTTGATCAATTAATTTTTGCTGGGTTAGCTACTGGTTATGCAGTTTTAACTGATGATGAACGTGAGTTAGGCGTTTGTGTTATAGATATTGGTGGGGGTACCATGGATATAGCAATTTATACTGATGGAGCATTACGTCATATTAAAGTTATTCCTTATGCCGGTAAAGTTGTTACTAGTGATATAGCATATGCTTTTGGTACTCCCTTTCATGAAGCTGAAATTATTAAAATTAAGTATGGTTGCGCTTTATATTCTATAGTTGGTAAAGAGGAAAATATTGAAGTGCCAAGCGTGGGTGGGCGGCCACCGCGTAATTTACATCGTCAAATTTTAGCTGAAGTTATCGAACCTCGATGTACTGAGTTGTTAAATTTAGTTAATAATGAAATTTTACAATTGCAAAAACAACTTCATCAACAAGGAATTAAGCATCATTTAGCAGCAGGCGTTGTTTTAACTGGTGGTAGTGCTCAAATTGATGGATTAGTGATTTGTGCGCAAAAAGTTTTCAATACTCAGGTGCGCATTGGATCTCCATTAAACATTTCTGGTTTGATAGATTATGTACAAGAACCTTATTATTCTACCGTAGTTGGTTTATTGCATTATGGCAAAGTTTCTCATTTAAATAATCATTTAGAAAATAATAAGCAAACTTTATTTGGTTTGTGGTTGAAGCGTATCAATAATTGGTTAAGAAAATTATTTTTTATATGA
- the ftsZ gene encoding cell division protein FtsZ, with protein MFEPMELTSDAVIKVVGIGGGGGNAVEHMVREHIEGVDFFAVNTDAQALRKMSVGQTIQIGSNITKGLGAGANPEIGRNAAEEDRDVLRVALDKADMIFIAAGMGGGTGTGAAPVVAEMAKDIGVLTVAVVTKPFSFEGKKRMTFAEQGIAKLAKYVDSLIIIPNDKLLKVLGRGVSLLDAFAAANDVLKGAVQGIAELITCPGLMNVDFADVRTVMSEMGYAMMGSGVACGDDRAEEAAEIAISSPLLEDIDLSGARGVLVNITSGFDLRLDEFETVGNTIRSFASDSATVVIGTSLDPDINNELRVTVVATGIGMDKRSEITLVTNKSDIQDDANHRCYQNASPKVSNFLQEQGKTVSAQVNNKENLHINKEEVDYLDIPTFLRK; from the coding sequence ATGTTTGAACCCATGGAATTAACTAGTGATGCGGTAATTAAAGTAGTTGGAATAGGTGGTGGTGGAGGTAATGCAGTAGAACATATGGTACGTGAACATATTGAAGGTGTAGATTTTTTTGCAGTTAATACTGATGCTCAAGCATTAAGAAAGATGTCTGTAGGACAAACAATCCAAATTGGTAGTAATATTACTAAAGGATTAGGGGCAGGTGCTAATCCAGAAATAGGGCGTAATGCTGCTGAGGAAGATAGAGATGTATTACGGGTTGCATTAGATAAGGCAGATATGATTTTTATTGCAGCTGGAATGGGTGGTGGTACTGGTACGGGTGCCGCTCCAGTAGTTGCAGAAATGGCTAAAGATATTGGTGTTTTAACTGTAGCTGTAGTTACTAAACCTTTTAGTTTTGAAGGAAAGAAACGTATGACATTTGCTGAACAGGGTATTGCTAAACTTGCTAAATATGTTGATTCTTTAATTATTATTCCTAATGATAAATTATTAAAAGTGCTAGGTAGAGGTGTATCTTTATTGGATGCTTTTGCTGCGGCTAATGATGTATTAAAAGGTGCGGTTCAAGGTATTGCTGAATTAATAACTTGCCCTGGATTAATGAATGTTGATTTTGCTGATGTGCGCACTGTTATGTCTGAAATGGGTTATGCTATGATGGGGTCAGGAGTGGCTTGTGGTGATGATCGTGCTGAAGAGGCAGCCGAAATTGCTATTTCCAGCCCCTTATTAGAAGATATAGACTTGTCTGGAGCTCGTGGTGTATTAGTAAATATTACTTCTGGTTTTGATTTACGATTAGATGAATTTGAAACTGTAGGTAATACTATACGTTCTTTTGCTTCTGATAGTGCTACTGTAGTAATTGGAACTTCTTTAGATCCAGATATTAATAATGAGTTACGTGTAACTGTAGTAGCAACTGGTATTGGCATGGATAAGCGATCGGAAATTACGTTAGTTACTAATAAATCGGATATACAAGATGATGCTAATCATCGTTGTTATCAAAATGCATCTCCTAAAGTATCCAATTTTTTACAAGAACAAGGAAAAACAGTATCAGCACAAGTGAATAACAAAGAGAATTTACATATTAATAAGGAGGAGGTAGATTATTTGGATATACCAACTTTTTTACGAAAGTAG
- the lpxC gene encoding UDP-3-O-acyl-N-acetylglucosamine deacetylase: MVKQRTLKRIVQMTGIGLHSGRPVTLTLRPAKANTGIIYRRVDLNPPVDFQMNVDAVRDTTLCTCLVNELGVRISTVEHLNAAQAALGIDNIIIEVDAPEIPIMDGSASPFVYLLLDAGIEELSSAKKFLRLKQEIRVEDGDKWALLSPFHGFKLDFTISYQHPVICTDFQRYFFNFSSESFVKQISRARTFGFVRDLESLRSRGLILGGSFDCAIVVNDNGIINANGLRFSNEFVRHKMLDAIGDLFICGYNLIGSFSAFKSGHTLNNRLLQTLLQTKEAWEMVTFDNEPELSLMFKYSY; this comes from the coding sequence ATGGTGAAACAAAGAACATTAAAACGTATTGTACAAATGACTGGTATAGGTTTACATTCTGGACGACCAGTGACGTTAACTTTGCGTCCTGCAAAAGCAAATACAGGAATTATTTATCGTCGTGTAGATTTAAATCCACCTGTCGATTTTCAAATGAATGTTGATGCTGTGCGTGATACTACTTTATGTACTTGTTTGGTTAATGAATTAGGTGTACGTATTTCTACCGTGGAACATTTAAATGCAGCTCAAGCTGCATTAGGAATAGATAATATTATTATAGAGGTTGATGCTCCTGAAATTCCTATTATGGATGGTAGTGCTAGTCCGTTTGTTTATTTGTTATTAGATGCTGGTATTGAAGAATTAAGTAGTGCTAAAAAATTTTTACGTCTTAAACAAGAAATCCGTGTTGAGGATGGTGATAAATGGGCATTATTGTCGCCATTTCATGGATTTAAATTAGATTTTACTATTTCTTATCAACATCCTGTAATTTGTACTGATTTTCAACGTTATTTTTTTAATTTTTCTTCTGAGTCTTTTGTGAAACAAATTAGTCGTGCACGTACGTTTGGGTTTGTACGTGATTTGGAATCATTACGGTCTCGTGGTCTTATATTGGGCGGTAGTTTTGATTGTGCTATTGTGGTGAATGATAATGGTATTATAAATGCAAATGGATTACGTTTTAGCAATGAATTTGTTAGACATAAAATGCTTGATGCTATTGGTGATTTGTTTATTTGTGGTTATAATTTAATAGGTTCTTTCAGCGCTTTTAAATCCGGTCATACTTTAAATAACAGATTACTTCAAACGTTACTACAAACTAAGGAAGCATGGGAAATGGTCACTTTTGATAATGAGCCTGAATTGTCATTAATGTTTAAATATTCATATTGA
- a CDS encoding SEC-C metal-binding domain-containing protein gives MDYQKYKISRNDICPCGSSKKFKQCHGRL, from the coding sequence ATGGATTATCAAAAATATAAAATTAGTAGAAATGACATTTGCCCTTGTGGTTCCAGTAAAAAATTTAAACAATGTCATGGTAGGTTATAA